The proteins below are encoded in one region of Aulosira sp. FACHB-615:
- a CDS encoding ABC transporter ATP-binding protein, with translation MIEVEHLSKTYGSTPAITDVTFRVEPGEILGFLGPNGAGKTTTMRILAGYLPATSGTAKISGFDVHDNSLAVRQRIGYLPETPPLYPEMTVEGFLHFVARIKGVPAGDRTTKVKAAIARCNLEDKQKVIIRKLSKGYRQRVGIAQAIVHDPPAIILDEPTVGLDPRQIIEVRNLIKSLAGTHTIILSTHILPEVSMTCSRVAIINRGKVVATNTPESLMTQLTGGSGYELEIDGEANLAKQVLQNVAGVSLVESIPGHHLINPTDGRAYLRVIAQPGTEPGRDIAATLIRAGFGLQEMRRVSATLEDVFLQLTTEEKRFEPETDSIANEGEAA, from the coding sequence ATGATTGAAGTTGAACATCTCAGTAAAACTTACGGTTCTACCCCAGCGATTACGGATGTAACTTTTCGGGTTGAACCAGGGGAAATTTTAGGGTTTTTGGGGCCGAATGGCGCTGGTAAAACCACAACGATGCGAATTTTAGCGGGTTATTTACCTGCAACTAGCGGTACAGCGAAAATTTCTGGGTTTGATGTCCATGATAATTCTTTGGCGGTGCGTCAACGCATTGGTTATTTACCAGAAACACCGCCATTATATCCAGAGATGACGGTGGAGGGGTTTTTGCATTTTGTCGCCAGAATCAAAGGCGTACCCGCAGGCGATCGCACCACCAAAGTCAAAGCAGCGATCGCACGCTGTAATTTAGAAGATAAGCAAAAAGTCATTATTCGCAAGCTTTCTAAAGGATATCGCCAAAGAGTTGGTATCGCTCAGGCGATCGTCCATGATCCACCAGCCATTATTTTAGATGAACCCACCGTTGGACTTGACCCCCGCCAAATCATTGAAGTCCGCAATTTAATTAAAAGCCTCGCTGGGACACATACCATCATTTTGTCTACTCACATTTTGCCAGAAGTGAGTATGACTTGTAGTCGTGTTGCTATTATTAATCGGGGAAAAGTCGTAGCTACTAATACTCCCGAAAGTCTGATGACACAGTTGACAGGTGGCTCAGGATATGAATTGGAAATTGATGGCGAAGCGAATCTCGCCAAACAAGTATTACAAAATGTTGCAGGCGTGAGTCTGGTAGAATCAATTCCTGGTCATCATCTGATCAATCCTACAGACGGACGGGCTTATTTGCGCGTGATTGCTCAACCGGGAACCGAACCAGGAAGAGACATCGCCGCCACCTTAATCCGCGCTGGGTTTGGGTTACAAGAAATGCGCCGAGTCAGCGCCACTTTAGAAGATGTGTTCTTGCAACTAACTACAGAAGAAAAGCGTTTTGAACCAGAGACAGACTCAATCGCCAACGAAGGAGAAGCAGCATAA
- a CDS encoding Uma2 family endonuclease yields the protein MIASSQANYFTPEEYLQMEETSSIKHEYIDGYIYAMAGASDPHVTVALNLAVLLRSHVRGSGCRVYIADMKARIESLNRYYYPDVMVTCDSRDQETPVHKRFPCLIVEVLSDSTEAFDRGDKFADYQAIESLKEYVLINTKRKRVECFRRNEDNLWVLQTYTSQEQYFQLNSINFEATIAELYEDVM from the coding sequence ATGATAGCCTCCTCTCAAGCAAACTATTTCACACCCGAAGAATATCTCCAAATGGAGGAAACAAGCTCCATTAAACATGAATACATCGACGGCTACATTTACGCAATGGCTGGAGCAAGTGATCCTCATGTTACCGTTGCTCTCAACCTTGCTGTACTTCTGCGGAGTCATGTGCGCGGTTCTGGATGTCGTGTTTACATTGCTGATATGAAAGCGCGAATTGAATCTTTAAATCGATATTACTATCCTGATGTGATGGTGACTTGCGACTCAAGAGATCAAGAAACACCTGTACATAAAAGATTTCCTTGTTTAATTGTCGAAGTTCTATCTGACTCGACTGAAGCCTTCGACAGAGGTGATAAATTTGCTGATTATCAAGCAATAGAAAGTCTAAAAGAATATGTTTTAATTAACACAAAACGTAAGCGAGTTGAATGTTTTCGACGTAATGAAGATAATTTGTGGGTTTTACAAACATACACATCCCAAGAACAATATTTTCAACTCAATAGCATTAATTTTGAGGCAACAATAGCAGAACTTTACGAAGATGTAATGTAA